A window of Diabrotica virgifera virgifera chromosome 9, PGI_DIABVI_V3a contains these coding sequences:
- the LOC126891084 gene encoding uncharacterized protein LOC126891084, with the protein MNGSILNVNKTVPVDESIINSEYHTHLPYSATSLDNNDEIRIPIQSQNIYTYPSESYIILEGNLISQEKGHYSTKLSFINNGFLHLFEECRYELGGTIIARSRFPGITSTLKGYASFTPNDCIKNANSGWSITEHPKIVEPTTGYFNVCIPLKQILGFGEDFKKIIINLQQELVLVRSHTDFNATITTDGATDTPKVKITKIMWKVPHISVSDEQKLVLLQHLQNNLEISFRNWSLQKLPVLPKTKSYDWTIMTVKQSEVPRYMIVGFQTDRENSKTRDNSDFDHCNLTNLKVYLNSEVYPYDNLYIDFKKKHYAIAYEMYARFQESYYFQGKSEPCLSLTNFIQKAPIFIIDCSHQNEAVKGGAIDVRLELESSENFPDNTSVYCLIIHDRTVIYNPLSNLVKVQ; encoded by the coding sequence ATGAACGGTAGTATACTTAATGTCAATAAAACTGTACCTGTAGATGAATCTATAATTAACTCTGAATATCATACACACCTCCCATATTCAGCTACATCTTTAGACAATAATGATGAGATTAGAATACCAATTCAATCTcaaaatatttatacatatccCAGCGAGAGTTATATAATTTTGGAGGGAAATTTGATATCACAAGAAAAAGGCCATTACAGTACGAAACTCAGTTTTATCAATAATGGATTTCTTCATTTATTTGAAGAATGTAGATATGAACTTGGAGGAACAATAATTGCGCGTTCTAGATTTCCTGGAATCACATCAACATTAAAAGGATATGCATCATTTACTCCCAATGATTGTATTAAAAATGCCAATTCTGGTTGGTCCATAACGGAGCATCCTAAAATTGTTGAACCGACAACGGGTTATTTTAACGTTTGCATTCCACTGAAACAAATTTTAGGCTTTGgagaagattttaaaaaaattattattaatttacagCAGGAACTCGTATTGGTTCGCAGTCATACTGATTTTAACGCAACTATAACGACAGATGGTGCTACTGATACTCCAAAagttaaaattacaaaaattatgTGGAAAGTACCTCATATATCTGTTTCTGATGAACAAAAATTGGTATTATTACAACACTTGCAAAATAATTTGGAAATTTCATTCAGAAATTGGTCTTTACAAAAGTTACCAGTTCTACCAAAAACAAAATCTTACGATTGGACCATCATGACAGTTAAACAAAGCGAAGTGCCTCGATACATGATTGTAGGTTTTCAGACAGATAGAGAAAATAGTAAAACACGAGATAATAGCGATTTTGATCATTGTAATTTAACTAATTTAAAAGTGTATTTGAATTCTGAGGTTTATCCATATGATAATTTATATATTGATTTTAAAAAGAAACACTATGCCATTGCTTATGAAATGTATGCAAGGTTTCAAGAATCATATTATTTTCAAGGTAAAAGCGAACCTTGCTTATCCTTAACCAATTTCATACAAAAAGCACCGATATTCATCATAGATTGTAGTCACCAAAACGAAGCAGTAAAAGGTGGTGCTATAGATGTGCGATTAGAACTAGAATCATCAGAAAACTTTCCAGACAACACTTCAGTATACTGTTTAATAATTCATGATCGTACTGTTATCTACAATCCATTATCAAATTTAGTAAAAGTGCAATAA